GTCACTTTTTTAACCCGGGCGTCTAAAAGACCTCGGAATATTCCGGGAAAAGCCAAAACATTATTGATTTGGTTTTTGAAATCGCTTCGACCCGTGGCGATAATGAAAGCGCCCGCCTTTTTCGCTTCATCAGGCATAATTTCAGGAGTGGGGTTAGCCATGGCGAAGATAATAGATTGAGGCGCCATTTTTGCCGCCCATTCCTTTTTGAGAGCGCCCGCGACCGAGATTCCGATAAATACATCGCTTCCCTCAATCGCCTCGCTTAAACCGCCTTTTAATCTTTCCAAATTAGTTATTTGAGCCATCTTTTCTTTTTCCGAGTTTAACCCTTCTCTGCCTTTGTAAATCGCTCCGACGCTGTCAATTAAAATCATATTTTTAAATCCATAAGCCAAGAGGAGTTTCGCGATGGCAATGCCCGCCGCGCCGGCTCCATTGAGAATAATTTTCGCCTCGCTTATTTTCCTCTTGGTTATTTTACAGGCGTTGATTAAAGCGGCAAGAGAAACAATCGCTGTTCCGTGTTGGTCATCGTGAAAAACGGGAATGTCCAACTCCTTAATAAGCCGTTCCTCAATTTCAAAACAATCAGGCGCCTTGATGTCTTCCAGATTAATTCCGCCAAATCCGGGCGAAATTAGTTTCACCGTTCTGATAATTTCTTCGTTGTCTAATGTATCCAAACAAATAGGATAAGCGTCAATATTGGCGAATTTCTTGAACAAAAGGCACTTCCCTTCCATCACGGGCAAAGCGGCTTTGGCGCCAATATTACCCAGTCCCAAAACAGCCGTCCCGTTCGTCACAACCGCGACGCTATTCCCCTTAATTGTGTATTTATACACATTTTCCGGGTTTTTATGTATCTCCCGACATGGCTCCGCGACGCCAGGAGTATAGGCGATGCTCAAATCATC
This genomic stretch from Patescibacteria group bacterium harbors:
- a CDS encoding NAD-dependent malic enzyme; its protein translation is MNYYKESLKMHEKNKGKMEIKSKVSLKNKDDLSIAYTPGVAEPCREIHKNPENVYKYTIKGNSVAVVTNGTAVLGLGNIGAKAALPVMEGKCLLFKKFANIDAYPICLDTLDNEEIIRTVKLISPGFGGINLEDIKAPDCFEIEERLIKELDIPVFHDDQHGTAIVSLAALINACKITKRKISEAKIILNGAGAAGIAIAKLLLAYGFKNMILIDSVGAIYKGREGLNSEKEKMAQITNLERLKGGLSEAIEGSDVFIGISVAGALKKEWAAKMAPQSIIFAMANPTPEIMPDEAKKAGAFIIATGRSDFKNQINNVLAFPGIFRGLLDARVKKVTEKMKLAAAQSLADLVKNPNPNKIIPAVFDKRVVKKIAAEIKKYV